A window of the Brassica oleracea var. oleracea cultivar TO1000 chromosome C1, BOL, whole genome shotgun sequence genome harbors these coding sequences:
- the LOC106309536 gene encoding argininosuccinate synthase, chloroplastic: MAEISATSFPSSSSSSSALALRSSPNASLRCQNVACPRTTSSFQELSVKRSQLVGNALATGHLPATRACKNQAIRAVLSSDGQAADPKGAGLRGKLKKVVLAYSGGLDTSVIVPWLKENYGCEVVCFTADVGQGIKELDGLEQKAKASGASQLVVKDLTEEFVKDYIFPCLRAGAIYERKYLLGTSMARPVIAKAMVDVAAEVGADAVAHGCTGKGNDQVRFELTFFSLNPELKVVAPWREWEIQGREDAIEYAKKHNVPVPVTKKSIYSRDRNLWHLSHEGDILEDPANEPKKDMYMMSVDPEDAPDQPEYIEIGIESGLPVSLNGKPLSPATLLSELNTIGGKHGIGRIDMVENRLVGMKSRGVYETPGGTILFAAVQELESLTLDRESIQVKDSLALKYAEMVYAGRWFDPLKESMDAFMEKLTEKTTGSVTLKLYKGSVSVTGRKSPNSLYRQDISSFEGSEIYNQADAAGFIRLYGLPMRVRAMLEKGI; the protein is encoded by the exons ATGGCTGAAATCTCGGCGACTTCGTTTCCTTCTTCTTCATCATCATCATCTGCTCTCGCGCTTCGCAGCTCACCCAATG CTAGCTTAAGATGTCAGAATGTAGCTTGTCCAAGAACCACTTCCTCGTTTCAAGAG TTATCTGTGAAACGAAGCCAGCTTGTTGGCAATGCTCTTGCTACTGGTCATCTTCCCGCAACCCGCGCCTGCAAGAATCAAG CTATTCGAGCTGTTCTCTCCAGTGATGGACAAGCTGCTGATCCAAAAGGTGCCGGGCTTCGTGGCAAACTGAAAAAGGTCGTTCTTGCTTACAGTGGAGGCTTAGACACCTCCGTCATCGTGCCATGGCTTAA GGAAAACTATGGCTGTGAAGTTGTGTGTTTCACCGCAGATGTTGGTCAG GGAATAAAAGAGTTGGATGGTTTGGAACAAAAGGCTAAGGCCAGTGGTGCTTCTCAGTTGGTCGTTAAGGATCTCACCGAGGAGTTTGTGAAAGATTACATTTTCCCATGCCTCAGAGCTGGTGCCATTTACGAGCGAAAATACTTGCTTGGTACCTCCATGGCTCGACCTGTCATTGCTAAG GCCATGGTAGATGTAGCAGCTGAGGTTGGAGCTGATGCTGTTGCACATGGGTGTACTGGCAAAGGAAATGACCAG GTTCGGTTTGAGCTTACCTTCTTTTCGCTAAACCCTGAACTTAAAGTTGTGGCACCGTGGAGAGAATGGGAGATCCAAGGCAGAGAAGACGCTATTGAGTATGCCAAGAAGCATAACGTTCCTGTCCCCGTGACAAAGAAATCTATTTACAGCCGAGACAGGAATCTCTGGCACCTTAGTCATGAG GGTGATATATTGGAAGATCCAGCTAACGAGCCGAAAAAAGATATGTACATGATGAGTGTAGATCCCGAAGATGCTCCTGATCAGCCTGA ATACATCGAGATAGGGATAGAATCTGGACTTCCAGTGTCCCTCAACGGGAAGCCTCTCTCGCCAGCCACTCTTCTCTCTGAGCTAAACACAATAGGAGGAAAACACGGCATCGGCCGTATCGACATGGTGGAGAACCGTCTTGTCGGGATGAAGTCACGCGGTGTCTACGAAACCCCAGGAGGCACCATCCTCTTTGCAGCCGTGCAGGAGCTAGAGTCCCTCACTCTAGACAGAGAGAGCATTCAGGTGAAAGACTCATTAGCTCTGAAGTACGCAGAGATGGTCTACGCGGGAAGATGGTTCGATCCGCTTAAGGAGTCCATGGACGCATTCATGGAGAAGTTGACCGAGAAAACCACGGGATCAGTTACGCTGAAGCTGTACAAAGGGTCAGTGTCGGTGACAGGGCGTAAGAGCCCGAACAGTCTGTACAGACAGGACATATCTTCGTTTGAAGGGAGTGAGATCTACAACCAAGCGGATGCTGCTGGATTTATTCGTCTTTATGGGCTTCCTATGAGAGTTAGAGCGATGCTTGAGAAAGGCATCTAG